A genomic region of Dehalococcoidia bacterium contains the following coding sequences:
- a CDS encoding ABC transporter ATP-binding protein, translated as MVASDLPLTVDHLNKRYGSGPYANRDISFAAHPGEMLGILGPNGAGKTTLVRQITTELLSTSGSIHVFGLDMVSDPIGAKNLMGVVPQEAQLFELLTVYETLKIFAKLRGLSSRDASSRTKELLTVLRLAEYRDVTTVRLSGGLKRRVMVGISMIARPGLIVLDEPTTGLDPQSRRDMWDLMRDYKGRGGTILMTTHYMEEAEALCDRVGIISQGRLLALDTVSNLRSSRGFDFKITYTSDGLNSATQTIFVTNERELVERVRQIGIGQYSVGRTTLEDVYLALTDEEEHHGRSSSN; from the coding sequence GTGGTAGCATCCGACCTGCCCCTCACAGTTGACCATCTCAACAAGCGCTATGGTTCCGGTCCTTACGCAAACAGAGACATCTCGTTTGCCGCACACCCAGGGGAGATGCTTGGGATTCTAGGGCCGAACGGGGCAGGGAAGACCACTCTCGTACGGCAGATCACTACTGAACTCCTGTCGACGTCAGGTAGCATTCACGTGTTTGGACTAGATATGGTATCTGATCCGATCGGCGCAAAGAACCTGATGGGAGTAGTGCCACAGGAGGCCCAGCTCTTCGAACTGCTCACGGTCTACGAAACGCTGAAGATCTTCGCAAAGCTGAGGGGCCTCTCATCTCGTGACGCGAGCAGTCGTACCAAAGAATTGCTGACCGTTCTGCGGCTGGCCGAGTACAGGGATGTGACAACCGTCAGGCTATCGGGTGGCCTCAAGCGTCGAGTGATGGTCGGAATCTCGATGATCGCGAGACCTGGCCTGATCGTGTTGGATGAGCCCACCACGGGACTGGACCCTCAGTCGCGACGGGACATGTGGGACCTGATGCGCGACTACAAGGGCAGGGGCGGGACGATCCTGATGACCACCCACTACATGGAGGAGGCCGAAGCACTCTGTGATCGCGTGGGGATCATCTCGCAGGGAAGGCTGCTGGCCCTGGACACTGTTTCCAACTTGCGCTCGTCCAGAGGATTCGACTTCAAGATCACATATACCAGTGACGGCCTGAACTCTGCCACGCAGACCATCTTTGTTACTAACGAGAGGGAACTGGTCGAGCGTGTCAGGCAGATAGGGATAGGTCAATATAGCGTTGGCCGTACGACTCTTGAGGATGTCTATTTGGCCTTGACTGACGAAGAGGAACACCATGGCCGGTCAAGCTCGAACTGA
- a CDS encoding ABC transporter permease, with protein MNPATLAQADIRARHAGFLSDVISVAIRALRSIPRDPEAVYPALVIPVFFFAINVGALQDMAERIPGIDYKAFQLPVAIIFAVTGISRAVTLVTDIQTGYFDRLSLTPVSRLALLIGLTVADFTLVVVLTLPVIAIGFLVGVTFASGPLGLLLFIFMSGLWGLVFTGFPYAIALKTGNPAAVNSSFLLFFPFVFLTTVFVPKEAMTGWLATVATFNPVTYLLDALRSLIVTGWDVQALLGGFACIGAVGLVSGTLALTALKGRTRRR; from the coding sequence TTGAACCCCGCAACTCTTGCCCAGGCAGACATCCGAGCACGTCATGCCGGATTCCTTTCCGACGTCATCTCCGTCGCCATTCGAGCTCTGCGCTCGATACCTCGCGATCCGGAAGCAGTCTACCCGGCCCTCGTAATTCCAGTGTTCTTCTTTGCCATCAATGTTGGCGCCTTGCAGGACATGGCGGAGCGAATCCCCGGAATCGACTACAAGGCTTTCCAGCTTCCGGTGGCTATCATATTTGCTGTTACCGGCATTTCTCGGGCAGTTACCCTGGTCACTGATATCCAGACCGGCTATTTCGACAGGTTGTCGTTGACACCCGTAAGCCGCCTTGCCCTGCTCATCGGGCTGACAGTAGCTGACTTCACATTGGTGGTTGTACTAACCCTGCCAGTGATTGCGATTGGATTCCTGGTCGGCGTCACATTCGCTTCTGGGCCTCTTGGTCTGCTGCTCTTCATATTCATGTCCGGACTATGGGGCCTGGTGTTTACCGGGTTTCCCTACGCGATTGCCCTCAAGACTGGTAATCCTGCCGCCGTGAACTCCAGCTTCCTGCTGTTCTTCCCGTTCGTCTTTCTGACAACCGTGTTCGTACCGAAAGAGGCAATGACCGGCTGGCTGGCGACTGTTGCCACCTTCAACCCGGTAACCTATCTGCTGGATGCCCTCAGGTCCCTGATTGTCACCGGCTGGGACGTTCAGGCCCTGCTAGGTGGGTTCGCGTGTATAGGTGCCGTTGGCCTGGTCAGCGGAACACTGGCCCTGACCGCACTCAAGGGCCGTACACGAAGGCGCTAA
- a CDS encoding ABC transporter permease, with translation MAGQARTESEPAVALITGPAKFFRDVASIFEIRFILLRRSWYWYLMGTLVFPVGMFYFASALAPDTPDAIRRAMIGTIVFGSTMLTTSMLGQSVVFDRFQGRLKLIITMPVSRFAYAAGILCVGSVLSGSAVCILLTVALVAGVEFTFTWSFLPIVLTVLLTMSGLTLLVVSYAPSPEVGGIMSNLLGIFMALVSPVYFPMEQAPALMRAFGWASPLRYAADGMMKSLSGQPDVYVEVAILVVFSAVCLGAGLWKLRWQES, from the coding sequence ATGGCCGGTCAAGCTCGAACTGAATCGGAACCGGCGGTAGCGCTCATCACGGGACCTGCGAAGTTCTTCAGGGATGTCGCCAGCATCTTTGAAATACGGTTCATCCTGCTTAGGCGAAGTTGGTACTGGTACCTGATGGGGACGCTGGTCTTTCCGGTTGGAATGTTCTACTTCGCCAGCGCACTCGCGCCCGACACGCCCGATGCCATTCGCAGGGCGATGATCGGAACAATCGTATTTGGTTCCACCATGCTGACGACTTCAATGCTTGGGCAAAGCGTCGTCTTCGACAGATTTCAGGGCCGTCTCAAGCTCATAATCACGATGCCGGTGTCCCGCTTTGCCTATGCTGCCGGCATCCTGTGTGTGGGCTCAGTTCTCTCCGGATCGGCTGTGTGCATCTTATTGACTGTTGCCCTGGTCGCCGGCGTCGAATTCACGTTCACATGGTCTTTCCTGCCTATAGTTCTGACCGTGCTTCTCACAATGTCTGGGCTGACCCTCCTGGTGGTGAGTTACGCTCCGTCGCCTGAGGTCGGAGGGATCATGTCCAACCTCCTTGGCATTTTCATGGCCCTGGTGAGCCCGGTGTACTTCCCCATGGAACAGGCCCCTGCGCTCATGCGCGCATTCGGATGGGCGTCTCCCTTGAGATACGCGGCGGACGGTATGATGAAGTCATTGTCAGGCCAACCTGACGTTTACGTCGAGGTAGCGATTCTCGTGGTGTTCTCGGCTGTGTGTCTGGGCGCCGGACTCTGGAAACTTCGCTGGCAGGAGTCATAG
- a CDS encoding alanine--glyoxylate aminotransferase family protein, whose amino-acid sequence MNLRIPGPIPVPEDILEDMSRPMINHRGPEYKDLLLSTTDRLKRVFETDGDVWIITGSGTAAMEAAVVNTLSPGDKVINATIGVFGNRFTDIASAYGAEVNTLEFPFGEDIDLDILRSALQADPDIKVVTVTHNETSTGVANDLQAVASVVKGEFDKLLIVDGISSVASIPISTDAWELDVVATASQKGWMLPPGLAFMSFSERAWQAHTESRMPKFYLDMAQYKKYYEIGQPPYTPSVSVMFALDNALDQLLDEGMGSVYERHAAIGQFTRDGVRSLGLELFAKDESYASNTVTAVSIPDGVDAGDLVGRLRTEHNVIVSGGQASLAGQIFRIGHMGKTTESDIEETIQALRAVLNS is encoded by the coding sequence ATGAACCTGCGAATCCCCGGTCCGATTCCCGTGCCGGAAGACATCCTGGAGGACATGTCGCGTCCGATGATCAACCACAGGGGGCCTGAGTATAAGGACCTCCTGCTGAGTACGACGGACCGTCTGAAGCGTGTCTTCGAGACCGACGGGGATGTGTGGATCATCACTGGGTCGGGTACTGCGGCGATGGAGGCGGCGGTTGTCAACACGCTGTCCCCAGGGGACAAGGTTATCAACGCGACGATTGGAGTATTCGGGAACAGGTTTACCGACATCGCCAGCGCATACGGCGCCGAGGTGAATACGCTAGAGTTCCCTTTTGGCGAGGATATTGACCTGGACATCCTGAGGTCGGCGCTCCAGGCGGACCCGGATATCAAGGTAGTAACCGTTACACACAATGAGACCTCGACGGGAGTCGCTAACGACCTCCAAGCGGTGGCCAGCGTAGTGAAGGGTGAGTTTGACAAGCTACTCATTGTGGACGGGATCAGCAGCGTGGCATCGATCCCCATTTCCACGGACGCTTGGGAACTGGACGTGGTCGCTACAGCGTCCCAAAAGGGTTGGATGCTGCCGCCAGGCCTGGCGTTCATGAGCTTCAGCGAGCGAGCGTGGCAAGCCCACACTGAATCCCGAATGCCCAAGTTCTACCTGGATATGGCCCAGTACAAGAAGTACTACGAGATCGGGCAGCCACCTTACACACCGTCGGTGTCTGTCATGTTTGCACTCGACAACGCACTAGATCAGCTTCTCGATGAGGGAATGGGTTCAGTGTACGAGCGTCACGCCGCCATCGGACAGTTCACGAGGGACGGCGTGCGCAGTCTGGGCCTCGAGCTGTTTGCTAAGGATGAGAGCTACGCATCCAATACTGTGACCGCTGTGAGCATCCCTGACGGCGTTGATGCTGGTGACCTGGTAGGAAGGCTACGAACTGAGCACAACGTGATCGTGTCCGGCGGTCAGGCGTCGCTTGCAGGTCAGATATTCCGCATTGGCCACATGGGCAAGACAACAGAGTCCGACATCGAAGAGACGATTCAGGCGCTGAGGGCGGTGCTGAACAGCTAG
- a CDS encoding ATP-binding cassette domain-containing protein: MEYAVQTEGIARSFGDVKAVDWINLEIPEGEIYGFLGPNGAGKTTLVRMLITLLMPTSGRGIVAGYDLVRQSGDIRLRIGAALQDAALDPKQTGREILRLQGRLYGLSRREVNQRLDDLADLIDIGDAIDRFVGTYSGGMKRRLDLAAALIHNPQILFLDEPTTGLDPISRTRVWEEVRRVNHDLGVTIFLTTQYLEEADELADRVGIINRGRLMAEGTPSDLKRSLGNDVIIAQVDGQADQAREAVSGLTGVAGVETRGSEVLIQAPNGAAAISSVALALAQREVAVSEIILRTPTLDDVFLSVAGARMEEEAKSDDDVPVTR; this comes from the coding sequence ATGGAATACGCAGTCCAGACCGAGGGAATTGCCCGGTCATTTGGGGATGTAAAGGCAGTCGACTGGATCAATCTGGAGATACCCGAAGGGGAGATTTACGGATTTCTGGGACCGAATGGGGCAGGGAAGACCACCCTGGTCCGAATGCTTATTACCTTGCTGATGCCTACGTCTGGTCGCGGAATAGTGGCCGGGTACGACCTGGTCAGGCAATCAGGGGACATCAGGTTAAGAATCGGCGCGGCCCTTCAGGATGCTGCCCTCGACCCCAAGCAGACCGGTCGGGAAATTCTTCGACTGCAGGGCAGACTGTACGGTCTGTCGCGCCGGGAGGTCAATCAGCGGCTTGACGATCTAGCTGATCTGATAGACATCGGGGACGCCATCGACAGGTTCGTTGGCACATACTCAGGGGGGATGAAGCGCAGGCTCGACCTCGCTGCCGCCCTGATCCACAATCCCCAGATTCTATTTCTGGACGAGCCGACCACCGGGCTGGACCCCATCAGTCGTACACGGGTCTGGGAGGAAGTGCGCCGCGTAAACCACGATCTCGGCGTAACGATTTTCCTGACTACTCAGTATCTTGAAGAAGCTGACGAGCTCGCTGACCGGGTCGGAATCATCAACCGGGGAAGGCTGATGGCCGAGGGTACTCCCTCCGACCTTAAACGCTCTCTCGGAAACGATGTCATCATCGCCCAGGTCGATGGCCAGGCTGATCAGGCCCGGGAGGCAGTATCCGGGCTGACAGGAGTCGCCGGTGTCGAGACACGTGGCAGCGAAGTGCTGATACAGGCCCCCAATGGTGCCGCAGCCATAAGCAGCGTCGCATTGGCGTTAGCTCAGAGGGAGGTGGCTGTCAGCGAGATTATTCTCCGCACACCGACCCTCGACGACGTTTTCCTCAGTGTTGCCGGCGCTCGCATGGAAGAAGAGGCCAAGTCTGACGACGATGTCCCAGTCACTCGCTGA